One window of Prochlorococcus marinus XMU1405 genomic DNA carries:
- the thiO gene encoding glycine oxidase ThiO, producing MAQETKNSILIIGGGLLGLSIAYEFSRNNFKVLVLSKNRNESAGFVAAGMLATHAEGLEDELLKFGQESQNLIPKWIRSIEQDSNIKCGLKKCGIVVPFKNKEDLEKFPTYEYGKYLNHKDLQTEINGMNSIWKHGLLFEQDGQIDNRRKLMRALERACSLNGVEFQEGSEVEDLTFEKNKITGATVLCATGEIKKINCEKAIICSGAWSKKIFNKIPVFPVKGQMLSIQGPTNFLKRVIFGPKTYLVPRDDGLIIVGATVEKDSKFNQGNTPNGIKQLQEGIRSLLPEAINWPQMEHWWGFRPCTPDLKPIIGKSKIENLYIATGHYRNGVLFSAITSDLLLKIVQNKNLKEIEKSFLEKFSLDRFAI from the coding sequence ATGGCACAAGAAACCAAAAATTCAATATTAATAATTGGAGGCGGACTTTTGGGTTTATCTATTGCTTATGAATTTTCTAGAAATAACTTCAAAGTTTTAGTTTTAAGCAAAAACAGAAATGAATCGGCTGGATTTGTTGCTGCAGGAATGTTAGCTACTCATGCCGAAGGGCTCGAAGATGAATTACTAAAATTTGGCCAAGAAAGTCAAAATCTAATTCCAAAGTGGATACGAAGTATTGAACAAGATAGTAATATTAAATGCGGTTTAAAAAAATGTGGCATAGTAGTTCCTTTTAAAAACAAAGAAGATCTTGAAAAGTTTCCCACTTATGAATATGGAAAATATTTAAATCACAAAGATCTTCAAACAGAAATCAATGGAATGAATTCTATTTGGAAACATGGTTTACTTTTTGAGCAAGATGGTCAAATAGATAACCGAAGAAAACTGATGCGTGCTCTTGAGAGAGCATGCTCCTTGAATGGAGTCGAATTTCAAGAGGGATCAGAAGTAGAGGATTTGACATTCGAAAAAAACAAAATTACAGGTGCAACAGTTTTATGTGCCACTGGGGAAATAAAAAAAATTAACTGCGAAAAAGCAATTATATGCAGCGGTGCGTGGAGTAAAAAAATTTTTAATAAGATTCCAGTCTTTCCTGTAAAGGGACAAATGCTATCAATACAAGGTCCAACAAATTTTTTGAAAAGGGTTATTTTTGGTCCAAAAACTTATCTAGTTCCCCGTGATGATGGACTTATTATAGTTGGAGCGACAGTTGAAAAAGATTCAAAATTTAATCAAGGTAATACTCCTAATGGAATAAAACAACTGCAAGAAGGCATTCGCTCTTTATTGCCAGAAGCTATTAATTGGCCACAAATGGAACATTGGTGGGGCTTTAGACCTTGCACACCAGATCTAAAACCAATAATTGGAAAATCAAAAATTGAAAATCTTTATATAGCTACAGGACATTACAGAAATGGAGTTTTATTTTCTGCAATAACGAGTGATCTTCTTTTGAAAATAGTTCAAAATAAAAATCTCAAAGAAATAGAGAAAAGCTTTTTAGAAAAATTTAGTTTAGATAGATTTGCGATTTAA
- the gatB gene encoding Asp-tRNA(Asn)/Glu-tRNA(Gln) amidotransferase subunit GatB: protein MNNLESWEAVIGLETHVQLNTKSKIFTSASTAFGDAPNTHIDPVVCGLPGTLPVLNETVLEYAVKTSLALNLNVAEHCKFDRKQYFYPDLPKNYQISQFDEPLAENGWLEVEIIEKDKEPYIKKIGIERLHMEEDAGKLVHSGSDRLAGSKYSLVDYNRAGIALCEIVSKPDIRSGKEASEYASEIRRTVRYLGVSDGNMQEGSLRCDVNISVRKGPNAPFGTKVEIKNMNSFSAIQKACDYEIARQIEVYENGGKIFQETRLWDEAKQLTKSMRLKEGSSDYRYFPDPDLGPIEITKAQQEIWFKELPELPSKKRYKYISQFGLSAYDARVISDEISMANFFEETVANGAEAKLASNWVTSDIVGYLKSNKLSFSELKLSPANLAEMINMISKNIISGKIAKEILPELIQKNISPKKLVEEKGLAMISDSSSISPIIDALINEHPNEVQAFKNGKTKLLGFFVGQLMKRTKGKADPKLANKLLMEKLNS from the coding sequence ATGAACAATTTGGAATCTTGGGAAGCTGTGATTGGTTTGGAAACTCATGTACAGCTTAATACGAAAAGTAAAATATTCACATCTGCGTCAACAGCTTTTGGTGATGCACCTAATACCCATATAGATCCTGTAGTTTGTGGGTTGCCAGGAACTCTTCCAGTTCTGAATGAGACCGTTCTTGAGTATGCTGTAAAAACTTCTTTAGCATTAAATTTAAACGTTGCAGAACATTGTAAATTTGATAGAAAACAATATTTTTATCCTGATCTTCCTAAAAATTATCAAATTTCACAATTTGATGAGCCACTAGCTGAAAATGGTTGGTTAGAGGTTGAAATAATTGAAAAGGACAAAGAACCTTATATCAAAAAAATTGGTATAGAAAGGCTACATATGGAAGAAGACGCTGGAAAACTAGTCCATTCAGGAAGTGATAGATTAGCTGGGTCTAAGTATTCTTTAGTTGATTACAATCGTGCCGGAATAGCACTTTGTGAGATTGTAAGTAAACCAGATATTCGATCAGGTAAAGAGGCATCTGAATATGCTTCAGAGATTAGAAGAACAGTTAGATATCTAGGGGTATCAGACGGAAATATGCAAGAGGGTTCATTACGCTGCGATGTCAATATTTCAGTTAGAAAAGGACCTAATGCTCCTTTTGGTACCAAAGTGGAAATAAAAAATATGAATTCATTTTCTGCAATTCAAAAGGCTTGTGATTATGAAATAGCCAGACAAATAGAAGTTTATGAAAATGGAGGAAAAATTTTCCAAGAAACAAGGTTATGGGATGAAGCTAAGCAATTAACGAAAAGTATGAGATTAAAAGAAGGTAGCAGTGACTATAGATATTTTCCTGATCCTGACTTAGGTCCAATTGAAATAACAAAAGCCCAACAAGAAATATGGTTTAAAGAACTACCAGAATTACCTTCAAAGAAAAGATATAAATACATAAGTCAATTTGGGTTGTCTGCATATGATGCAAGGGTAATTTCTGATGAAATAAGCATGGCAAACTTTTTTGAAGAAACAGTAGCAAATGGTGCTGAGGCTAAACTAGCTTCAAATTGGGTAACAAGTGATATTGTGGGCTATTTAAAATCAAACAAACTAAGTTTTAGTGAATTAAAGCTTAGTCCTGCAAATCTTGCTGAAATGATTAACATGATTTCAAAAAATATAATTAGTGGAAAAATTGCAAAAGAAATTTTACCTGAACTTATTCAAAAAAATATTTCCCCGAAAAAATTAGTTGAAGAAAAAGGGTTGGCAATGATATCTGATTCTTCAAGTATTTCACCAATAATTGATGCACTTATAAATGAACATCCAAATGAAGTTCAAGCATTTAAAAATGGCAAAACTAAGTTACTTGGTTTTTTTGTTGGTCAACTTATGAAAAGAACAAAAGGTAAAGCTGACCCTAAACTCGCAAATAAACTTCTTATGGAAAAATTAAATAGCTAA
- the coaE gene encoding dephospho-CoA kinase (Dephospho-CoA kinase (CoaE) performs the final step in coenzyme A biosynthesis.) — translation MDILQKLKNNQRRIGLTGGIASGKTTITNYIRKHKNIPILDADHFSRELIKPNTYGYKKILDYFGNKIIDNKSNSAREIDRKLLRNIIFKHSASKEWIEKLLHPLIKERMIKECSQYRNNQTIILVIPLLFEAKFEDICTEIWLVKCPKEIQKNRLITRDKISEKEAYELINFQLSFEEKRKLSDIILENSDDQNKWINTIKELL, via the coding sequence ATGGATATTCTTCAAAAATTAAAAAACAACCAAAGAAGGATTGGTTTAACAGGAGGTATTGCAAGTGGGAAGACAACCATAACTAATTACATAAGAAAACATAAAAACATACCAATATTAGATGCAGATCATTTTTCAAGAGAATTAATCAAACCAAACACATATGGATATAAGAAAATTTTAGATTATTTTGGAAATAAAATTATTGATAATAAAAGTAATTCAGCAAGGGAAATAGACAGAAAACTTTTAAGGAACATTATTTTTAAACATTCAGCAAGCAAGGAATGGATTGAAAAACTACTTCACCCCTTAATTAAAGAAAGAATGATAAAAGAATGCAGTCAATACAGAAATAATCAAACTATAATATTGGTTATTCCATTATTGTTTGAAGCAAAATTTGAAGATATTTGCACTGAAATATGGTTAGTTAAATGTCCTAAAGAAATACAAAAAAACAGACTTATCACAAGAGATAAAATTAGCGAAAAAGAAGCATATGAATTGATAAATTTTCAATTAAGTTTTGAAGAAAAAAGAAAACTCTCAGATATTATTTTAGAGAATTCGGATGATCAAAATAAATGGATCAATACGATAAAAGAGCTTCTTTAA